The DNA segment GTCGAGCAGCATTACCCGGCGACCGAGTTCGGCGAAGGCGACCCCCAGATTGGCAGAAATACTGGTCTTGCCCACACCACCCTTACCACCGGTGACAGCAATCACCCTCACCGGTTCCGGGTTAATCATCCTGCGCAACCCTGTTGCCTGATCTTCGATCTGTTCAGACATGTGCATGTTCATTCATTCCCCCGAAAGCCATCGCCAGATACTCCTCATCTGGACTGCCACCCATAAGTTCGGATAGCTCCACTGCATGCTTCATCAACCTATCCGCATAGGCGTTGTGTATATCCTCCGGTACCCGCTGACCATCGGTAACGAAGGCCAACGGCAGTTTTGCTTCGAGAACAGCTGAAAGCACGCCCCCGAGGGAAGCTGCCTCGTCCATCTTGGTCAAGACAACACCAATCGGACTGACGATATCAAATGCTCGAATGGCATGACTCAAGGCTGACCGCTGGGTGGTTGCAGAGAGCGTAAGCAGTGATTTCACGGGGTGGTTTCCTTTGCTCAATAGTGCCAGGCGTTCCGTCAGCTGGAGATCTCTCTGCCCCATACCGGCGGTATCGATCAAGACCAAACGCTTATCCGCAAAGGCGTGCAGGGCGTTGTTCAGCTCTTCCGGAGTGGTGACGCTGCGAACCGGCACATCCAGGATGCGGCCATAGTTTTGTAACTGCTCCTGGGCACCAATCCGGTAACTGTCGGCCGATATCAATGCGAGATGGCGGTTACCGTGACGCAGGCAGAATCGGGCGGCCAACTTGGCAATGGTGGTGGTTTTGCCGACACCGGTCGGCCCCACCAGGGCAAGGATGCCGCCCTCATCAAGGAGATCCTGCTTTACGGCTGGTATTTCAGCACCGAGCTGGGTCAGGGCCTGGCGCCATGCCTGTTCGGGTGTCTCGGCGTCCTCGACACGATAGGCCAACTCCTTACAGTGACCCGCATCCAGACCCAATGCCATCAGGCGGCGGATTAAATCCTGTGTCTGGGGGCGACGATGTCCAAGATCACGCCATGTCAGCTCAGAGAGTTCGTTCTCCATCATACGACGCAGTGCCTGCATCTCACGCCGCATCTCCTTCAATACCGGATCCTGACTCCATTCGACTCGAGGCTGTTCCTGCCTCTGAGCCGGCTTGGAATCACGGTAGTCTTGCTTGGGCTTTTCAGACTGATCTGAAACGGTGTTGTTCAGGTAAGCTGATCTGGCTGCGCTTGAGAGGCTGGCACTGTCATCGGTCAATGTTCGAGGATCAGATTCGATGCTTGTTGGCTGAGTTGTGTCGAATGCGGATTCGTCGTAGTCCACGGCGGCCACCAACTCAATCCCGCCCTGCACGTTCTTGTTGGAGAGAATGACTGCGTCTGCACCCAGCGCCTCACGCACCTGGCGTAGGGCCTGCCGCATATCAGAGGCAAAAAAACGTCTTATCTTCATAGTCCGCATTCCCCGGCGATTGCCCTGCATTGAGCTTGCGCCATTCAACCTGCCAATCCACTCTCCGGCTCTGTTTCCACGCCACCGGTCCTTGCCGGCTGTCGTAGAGGCCATTCACTCCCACTGAGGGTTTATTACTATGTTTGCAAAAACTGTTCCAATCATGAATAGATCGGAATTAATTATTTATTTTCTTTTAATACAATAGGTTGGAAGATCCGATGCGAACATGTCGGAGCTCCGTCAGGGCTGTTTAAGACGCCAGTCAATTGACTCCCCAGGACTACTCCGCCAAGGTTTCGGCACTGATTTGATTGATAATCATGCCTGACACAGAAAATTGACATGCTGGTCGAAGAGAACTTCAGCTGAGATCGCTAGAGGGGAGTTTTACCTGGCGTCAGCAATTGCCTGGGTGATCGTTTTGACCTCTGTACCCTTGCGATAGAGATCGAGTGATATGACTTTTTCCGGCCACAGGTGTTTGATCTCGAATTGAGCCCCTGCAGACTCCAGGGTGTAGGTGAGCGCCTCCGCGTGCTCCCGACTCACCAGTTGAAACTCACATGCTTCCCGCTTAAGCAGTGATTCAGCTGTGCAATTCAGTGCTCTACCCCTCAAATAGGTGCAGTGGTAGAGCCTTTGGCAATAATCAATCTGTGACCAGCTCTCATTTTGCAGCCATGCAGATTCGGCTGACCACCCTTTTATAACTAACATGACCATTTGTTTTAATCCTTACCGAGGTCAATCAAGCGCAACCTGTTGAGACCCATCTCAACACTAATCCTGTGGTTACTATCTCATATTCGGTACTGGGGTGTGTAGTATCAGTCCTCATTTCCCCCATTACCGATGGTTGTGATCACCTTGATCTGACGATTGTCGGGTATCTCGTTGTAGGAGAGGATATGCATACTCGGGGCAGCATGTTTAGCGAAGCGAGCCATCCAGGGCCTGATCGGGGCCGCCACCAATAACACACTCTCCTGACCCTGGGTCTCCATTGCCGCAGAGGTTTCGGAAAGCGCATTCTGCAATCTCTCTGCCAGACCCGGTTCGAATCCCGCCTGTCCCTCTTCAGATGCCTGCAGCGTTCTCTGCAGCAGCTGCTCCAGGGTTGGATCCAGAACAGCTACCGGGATCTCTTCAGAGGCCCCGATCAGCTGCTGCACGATTCCCCGTGACAGAGCCACCCGGACTGCAGCTGTCAACGCGCCCGGATCCTGGGTTCTTTGTGACTGCTCTGCCAACGTCTCTGCAATGGTGCGGAAATCACGCACCGGCACATGCTCAGTCAGCAGATTCTGCAATATTTTCGTCACCACGCTCAATGAAAGTGCTTTCGGCACCAGGTCTTCCACCAGCTTTGGCGCGGTTCTGCCCAGCATATCCAGCAGCTGCTGTGTCTCTTCATGGCCCAGCAGTTCGTTGGCATGGGACTGGAGGATTTCACTCAGATGGGTCGCCACCACGGTACTGGCATCCACCACCGTATAACCCAGGGTCTGTGCATGGTCCTTCTGTTCCGGATCGATCCAGATGGCATCCAGACCGAAGGTCGGATCCTTGGTGACCGTTCCCTGCAGCTCACCGAACACCTGACCGG comes from the Candidatus Thiodiazotropha sp. CDECU1 genome and includes:
- the flhF gene encoding flagellar biosynthesis protein FlhF, with translation MKIRRFFASDMRQALRQVREALGADAVILSNKNVQGGIELVAAVDYDESAFDTTQPTSIESDPRTLTDDSASLSSAARSAYLNNTVSDQSEKPKQDYRDSKPAQRQEQPRVEWSQDPVLKEMRREMQALRRMMENELSELTWRDLGHRRPQTQDLIRRLMALGLDAGHCKELAYRVEDAETPEQAWRQALTQLGAEIPAVKQDLLDEGGILALVGPTGVGKTTTIAKLAARFCLRHGNRHLALISADSYRIGAQEQLQNYGRILDVPVRSVTTPEELNNALHAFADKRLVLIDTAGMGQRDLQLTERLALLSKGNHPVKSLLTLSATTQRSALSHAIRAFDIVSPIGVVLTKMDEAASLGGVLSAVLEAKLPLAFVTDGQRVPEDIHNAYADRLMKHAVELSELMGGSPDEEYLAMAFGGMNEHAHV